A genomic segment from uncultured Desulfuromonas sp. encodes:
- a CDS encoding chemotaxis protein CheW — MSQELVNMQESGKIEIMDSAQKDLYLTFHIGSEDFGIDIAHVIEIIGIQRITVVPDMPHYIQGVINLRGKVISVMDVRLRFGMEQRDYDERTCVIVVNVGEDTVGLIVDRVNEVVEIGSGQIQPVPQLQRTEDYIMGLGKLGDDVKILIDVERLVNEGDFVEAA, encoded by the coding sequence ATGAGCCAAGAACTTGTAAATATGCAGGAAAGTGGGAAAATAGAAATAATGGATTCCGCGCAAAAAGATCTTTATCTGACCTTTCACATCGGCAGTGAGGATTTTGGGATCGACATTGCCCATGTCATAGAGATCATCGGCATTCAAAGAATTACCGTTGTCCCTGATATGCCACATTACATTCAGGGGGTGATCAACCTGCGTGGCAAAGTGATCTCTGTCATGGATGTGCGCTTACGTTTCGGCATGGAACAACGTGACTACGACGAGAGGACCTGCGTGATCGTTGTCAATGTTGGTGAAGATACGGTGGGATTGATTGTTGACCGCGTCAACGAAGTAGTCGAAATCGGTAGTGGGCAGATTCAGCCGGTTCCCCAATTACAACGAACGGAAGATTATATTATGGGATTGGGCAAACTGGGAGATGACGTAAAAATCCTGATTGATGTTGAACGTCTCGTTAACGAGGGTGATTTTGTTGAAGCCGCCTAG
- a CDS encoding methyl-accepting chemotaxis protein, producing MKNLNVSMKIFVLSMALVVGFTLTVGWVYSRLKDNLYHGKNVEIQHSVETAWSVVDHFAQEYKNGELSLEEAQTAAKHAVRDLRFDEGNNYFWIQDATPTMVMHPIKPELDGKSLSGSTDPSGKALFVEMAKVASANGEGFVDYQWSKPGATKPVGKASFVKLQRDWGWIVGAGLYLDDIEAEINAIFYAVLAVVSVVVLLALVLVYFVSRGISGPLKQAVTMLSNLESGQLSSRMNLNQKDEVGQMAATMDKFADSLQNDIVAALRKLADGNLDFDVVPYSDKDEIRGSLKQLSNDMNEIMSQVQVAGEQIAAGSGEVSDSSQALSQGATESASSLEEISASMQELTSQIQLSADNASQASLLSGQARTAADSGKDSMQEMISAMDDISASGQDIAKIIKVIDEIAFQTNLLALNAAVEAARAGQHGKGFAVVAEEVRNLAARSAKAASETAELIEGSVKKAENGVTIADRTASGFNEIVASIVKVTDLVGEIASASNEQAQGIQQVSIGLSQIDQVTQQNTASAEEGAAAAEELSSQAEQLRQMLGRFVLKQGQGQRSARQPVRQSEPVVERVAYERKPHHILAERALPGVTQKSGWGETTY from the coding sequence ATGAAGAACCTGAATGTATCGATGAAAATTTTTGTACTGAGCATGGCGCTGGTTGTCGGCTTCACCTTGACGGTCGGTTGGGTGTACAGCCGTCTGAAGGACAATCTGTACCATGGCAAGAATGTTGAGATTCAACACAGCGTTGAAACGGCCTGGAGCGTGGTTGATCATTTCGCTCAAGAATACAAGAACGGTGAGTTGAGTCTCGAAGAAGCGCAAACAGCAGCCAAACATGCCGTTCGTGATCTGCGTTTTGACGAGGGCAATAACTACTTCTGGATTCAGGATGCCACACCGACCATGGTCATGCACCCGATCAAGCCGGAACTCGACGGCAAGAGTCTCAGTGGCAGTACCGACCCCAGTGGCAAAGCCCTGTTCGTTGAGATGGCCAAAGTAGCCAGTGCCAACGGCGAAGGCTTTGTTGACTACCAGTGGAGCAAGCCCGGTGCCACCAAGCCGGTCGGTAAAGCCTCCTTTGTCAAATTACAGCGTGATTGGGGCTGGATTGTCGGTGCCGGACTGTATCTGGACGATATTGAAGCCGAGATCAACGCCATCTTCTACGCCGTGCTTGCCGTCGTCAGTGTCGTCGTTCTCCTGGCCCTGGTTCTGGTGTACTTCGTTTCCCGCGGCATCTCCGGTCCGCTCAAGCAAGCCGTCACCATGCTCTCCAATTTGGAAAGCGGTCAACTGTCCTCACGCATGAATCTGAACCAGAAAGACGAAGTTGGACAAATGGCTGCCACCATGGATAAATTTGCCGACAGTCTGCAAAACGACATCGTTGCCGCATTGCGCAAACTGGCTGACGGCAACCTTGACTTTGACGTGGTTCCTTACAGTGACAAAGACGAAATCCGCGGCTCTCTCAAGCAACTGAGTAACGACATGAACGAGATCATGTCTCAGGTTCAAGTTGCCGGTGAGCAGATTGCTGCAGGCTCCGGTGAAGTCTCCGACTCCAGCCAAGCCCTGTCGCAAGGCGCCACCGAATCCGCCAGTTCACTGGAAGAGATCTCCGCCTCCATGCAGGAACTCACCAGCCAGATTCAACTCAGTGCTGACAACGCCAGTCAGGCCAGCCTGCTCTCAGGACAGGCCCGCACAGCCGCCGACAGCGGCAAAGACAGCATGCAGGAGATGATCAGCGCCATGGACGACATCAGTGCCTCCGGTCAGGACATTGCCAAGATCATCAAAGTCATCGACGAGATCGCATTCCAGACCAACCTGTTAGCACTCAACGCCGCCGTTGAAGCCGCCCGTGCCGGACAACACGGCAAAGGCTTCGCCGTCGTCGCTGAAGAAGTACGCAACCTTGCTGCCCGCAGCGCCAAAGCCGCCAGTGAAACCGCCGAACTGATCGAAGGCTCCGTCAAGAAAGCAGAAAACGGCGTCACCATTGCCGACCGCACCGCCAGTGGCTTCAACGAAATCGTCGCCAGTATCGTCAAAGTCACCGACCTGGTTGGCGAGATCGCCTCAGCCAGCAACGAGCAGGCTCAGGGCATTCAGCAGGTTAGCATCGGTTTGAGTCAGATCGACCAGGTCACCCAGCAGAACACGGCCAGTGCTGAAGAAGGTGCCGCCGCAGCCGAAGAACTCTCCAGTCAGGCCGAGCAACTGCGTCAGATGTTGGGCCGCTTTGTTCTCAAGCAGGGCCAGGGCCAGCGTAGTGCCCGTCAACCGGTACGTCAGAGCGAGCCGGTGGTTGAAAGGGTCGCTTATGAACGCAAACCACACCATATCCTTGCGGAACGCGCTCTGCCTGGCGTGACACAAAAATCCGGTTGGGGTGAGACGACATACTAA
- a CDS encoding Cache 3/Cache 2 fusion domain-containing protein has protein sequence MKIRTKIAFMALILVVLTAISIVSVLFYQLEYVQEEIHEELISKELEQTKNALLNTLLMVNALQDEVEQRLHYDLNAAFALLESSGGVILTPSIKQWSAVNQYNQDVRRIELPQMNFPLSEQRSEKHWKSPSTEHFIEHLSTVLGVTCTLFQRMNPAGDMLRISTTVPSSEGRAAVGTYIPAIHDDGTFDPVITEVLQGNIFIGRAYVVNDWYNTAYRPLYDNDNNVIGMLYVGEKQSDLFTLIHSIEHISTGEAGSIFMIEANNRPGLRRQSLVKDLHNKNEHVNHATHRKDIEAAHRLISTLSDQGLLELNENITVLNYQDNLDSTLPELKNSIIVYCYFAPWDWIIGIYKHHDHAMTTQQRLDAMFQRTTLWVSVAGGLWFVFALWLAFRLATQISQPLEVAISAFRRVGDGDLEYHLSSKSSLETTHEIKDLYQSFDQMIKSLKQVTASRDELDHEVSARRQIEQELQQTVSALETIIEEAPMAIIVVDEHGHVILWNPTAEKMLGWKAHEVLGQIYPLVKGEKMTEECLGYKQLVEGGLILHAQEIQRYHKNGHTLDLLVSAAAMEHFAGRESTIVILLEDISTLKKAQRQLQEREEQYKLLSAEFQSILESIEDVISLVSRDMKILWCNHGQKRWNNQNSVLPLVPCYSLVGKEKKDCLDCAILESFETGESRSSVMTTPNGIRWGVKTFPQKDDEGNVVNVIEVASDITESSIIREEALRSARLASLGELSAGIAHEINNPNGVIMQNAPILHEMIESLIPVLDDYAQQHGDFTVGRMPYSRVRSAMVQLTKRIQDSSQRIKGIVDDLKDFVRDEGRQDTSNRGDINYALEAAIRLTNNTVKKATNFFTVNYGENLPSFAGSVQRIEQVIVNLIMNACQSLPDTDAAITVSTRHNAQLGQIELEIVDEGCGISAENVEKVTNPFFTTKRETGGTGLGMSISSRIIEEHQGHLSIVSTLGSGTSITISLPCFEEKK, from the coding sequence ATGAAAATTAGAACCAAAATTGCCTTTATGGCCTTGATTCTGGTGGTATTAACCGCGATTTCCATTGTCTCCGTTTTATTTTATCAATTGGAATATGTTCAAGAGGAAATTCACGAAGAGCTGATCAGCAAGGAGCTTGAACAGACAAAAAATGCCCTGCTCAATACTCTGCTGATGGTCAATGCCCTCCAGGATGAAGTTGAACAGCGGCTCCATTACGATTTGAATGCCGCATTTGCATTGCTCGAAAGTTCCGGTGGCGTCATTCTGACGCCATCAATAAAGCAATGGTCGGCGGTCAATCAGTATAATCAGGACGTTCGCCGGATTGAGTTGCCGCAGATGAATTTTCCGCTTTCTGAACAACGCAGTGAAAAACACTGGAAGTCGCCTTCTACGGAACATTTTATTGAGCATCTCTCGACCGTTTTAGGGGTCACTTGTACGTTGTTTCAACGCATGAATCCTGCGGGAGATATGCTCAGAATATCGACGACGGTACCTAGTTCCGAAGGCCGAGCCGCTGTTGGCACCTATATCCCGGCAATTCATGACGATGGCACCTTTGATCCGGTGATCACTGAAGTGCTGCAAGGGAACATTTTTATCGGTCGCGCTTATGTGGTTAATGATTGGTACAATACCGCCTATCGTCCTTTGTATGATAATGACAACAATGTGATCGGTATGCTGTATGTCGGTGAGAAGCAGTCTGATCTGTTTACATTGATTCACTCCATTGAGCATATCTCTACGGGAGAAGCCGGCTCCATCTTTATGATAGAAGCAAACAACCGGCCCGGGCTTCGTCGGCAATCTCTTGTAAAAGATCTGCATAATAAAAATGAACACGTTAATCATGCCACCCATCGAAAAGACATCGAAGCGGCTCATCGCCTGATTTCAACCCTGTCAGATCAGGGTCTGCTCGAATTGAACGAAAATATCACCGTTCTTAATTATCAGGACAATCTTGATAGTACGCTTCCAGAATTAAAAAACTCCATCATTGTCTATTGTTATTTCGCACCATGGGATTGGATTATCGGTATCTATAAGCACCATGATCATGCGATGACAACACAACAACGCCTTGATGCCATGTTTCAGCGCACGACGCTTTGGGTGAGCGTGGCTGGGGGGCTGTGGTTTGTTTTTGCCTTGTGGCTGGCCTTTCGTTTGGCGACACAGATTTCTCAGCCTCTCGAAGTGGCAATCTCGGCGTTTCGTCGGGTTGGCGACGGCGACCTCGAATATCATCTAAGCTCTAAATCTTCGTTGGAAACGACGCACGAAATCAAGGATCTTTACCAGTCCTTTGACCAGATGATCAAGAGCCTTAAACAGGTCACGGCGTCTCGTGATGAGCTGGATCATGAAGTCAGCGCCCGCCGTCAGATAGAACAGGAACTGCAGCAGACCGTATCCGCTTTGGAAACGATCATCGAAGAAGCGCCCATGGCGATTATCGTCGTTGATGAACACGGTCATGTCATCTTGTGGAACCCGACAGCGGAAAAAATGCTCGGCTGGAAAGCACATGAAGTGCTTGGCCAGATTTACCCGCTGGTCAAAGGGGAAAAAATGACCGAGGAATGCCTGGGATACAAACAGCTGGTTGAAGGCGGGTTGATTCTTCATGCGCAGGAGATTCAGCGCTACCACAAAAATGGTCATACGCTTGATCTGCTTGTGTCGGCTGCGGCCATGGAACACTTTGCCGGGCGCGAGTCCACAATCGTTATACTCCTCGAGGATATATCGACTCTCAAAAAAGCCCAACGTCAGCTTCAGGAACGCGAAGAGCAATACAAACTTCTGTCGGCAGAATTTCAATCGATACTCGAAAGTATTGAGGATGTCATTTCCCTTGTCAGTCGTGACATGAAAATTTTGTGGTGCAATCATGGCCAGAAGCGTTGGAATAACCAAAACTCCGTGTTGCCTCTGGTTCCTTGCTATTCTCTTGTCGGCAAGGAGAAGAAAGACTGCCTTGACTGTGCGATTCTGGAAAGTTTCGAAACCGGTGAAAGTCGTAGTAGTGTCATGACGACGCCAAACGGAATTCGCTGGGGCGTTAAAACGTTTCCTCAAAAAGACGATGAAGGCAATGTCGTTAATGTTATTGAGGTTGCCAGTGATATTACCGAATCAAGTATCATTCGTGAAGAAGCTCTGCGCTCAGCCCGGTTGGCCTCTCTGGGAGAACTTTCCGCCGGAATCGCTCATGAAATCAACAACCCCAACGGTGTGATTATGCAAAATGCGCCGATTTTGCATGAAATGATCGAATCACTGATACCGGTTCTGGATGATTATGCTCAGCAACACGGTGATTTCACTGTTGGCCGTATGCCATACAGTCGTGTTCGCAGTGCCATGGTGCAGTTAACGAAGCGGATTCAGGACAGCAGTCAGCGCATTAAGGGGATTGTTGATGATCTCAAGGATTTTGTTCGCGATGAAGGGCGTCAGGACACCTCTAATCGTGGCGATATCAACTATGCTCTTGAGGCGGCTATTCGTTTGACAAACAATACCGTCAAAAAAGCAACAAACTTTTTCACGGTCAATTACGGGGAAAATCTGCCATCTTTTGCCGGTTCAGTGCAACGGATTGAACAGGTGATTGTCAATCTGATCATGAATGCCTGCCAGTCTTTGCCTGATACCGATGCGGCAATTACGGTTTCAACCCGTCATAACGCGCAACTTGGTCAGATCGAGTTGGAAATTGTTGATGAAGGCTGCGGTATCAGTGCGGAGAATGTTGAAAAGGTTACCAATCCGTTCTTTACCACCAAGCGTGAAACAGGAGGGACCGGTTTGGGGATGTCGATCTCATCGCGCATTATTGAAGAACATCAAGGGCATTTGTCCATCGTCAGTACACTCGGTTCCGGAACGTCGATTACTATTTCACTGCCCTGTTTTGAGGAGAAAAAATAA
- a CDS encoding sigma-54 dependent transcriptional regulator has protein sequence MDSALYPSAPVLLVDDEPDWLENFSFTLEYQAGITHIQTCHQSSDVMSLLKNHSYSLVILDMTMPPPTGEQLLPMITEEYPELPVVVLSGLNQLDTAVNCMKLGATDYFTKTTEISHLIAGLKRILTEQDLRRELQTLKQGMLSHRLNHPEAFEAIVTRSNAMISVLKYLEAVAGSCEPILITGESGAGKELIAQAVHRLSCPDAPWVAVNVAGLDDTAFSDTLFGHVRGAFTGADRVREGMVAKASGGILFLDEIGDLSMQSQVKLLRLLQEREYFALGSDVPRQVDARIICATNCDLPEKQQNGTFRKDLYYRLCSHQVVLPPLRERSEDLPLLLNHFLQQAAEQLNKPVPTYPPQLPVLLSTYAFPGNIRELRGMVFDALSQHTQGVLSMEAFRRAMEFDEQDKLAKSACSEKCYQVIFPEQLPTLDEVAMQLVDEAMKRSQGNQSIASKLLGISQPALSRRLKKSSESLD, from the coding sequence ATGGATTCAGCCCTGTATCCCAGTGCGCCGGTTCTGTTGGTGGACGATGAACCTGATTGGCTGGAAAATTTTAGTTTCACGTTGGAATATCAAGCCGGAATTACCCATATCCAGACCTGCCATCAAAGCAGTGACGTGATGTCGTTGCTGAAAAATCACTCCTATAGTCTGGTCATTTTGGATATGACGATGCCACCACCAACCGGTGAGCAGCTGTTGCCGATGATTACCGAAGAATACCCGGAATTGCCAGTCGTCGTTTTAAGCGGTTTGAATCAGCTTGATACGGCTGTCAATTGCATGAAACTCGGAGCAACGGATTATTTTACCAAGACCACCGAGATCAGTCATTTGATTGCCGGGTTGAAAAGAATCTTGACGGAGCAGGATTTACGTCGGGAATTGCAGACGCTTAAACAGGGGATGCTCAGCCATCGTCTGAATCATCCCGAAGCGTTTGAAGCCATTGTGACACGCAGTAACGCGATGATTTCCGTGCTCAAATATCTCGAAGCGGTTGCCGGCAGCTGTGAGCCCATTCTGATTACCGGTGAGTCCGGCGCCGGCAAGGAATTGATTGCACAGGCTGTCCACCGTCTGAGTTGCCCCGATGCGCCGTGGGTCGCCGTCAATGTGGCTGGACTGGATGATACGGCATTCAGTGATACCTTGTTTGGCCATGTCCGTGGTGCATTTACCGGCGCGGACCGGGTCAGGGAAGGGATGGTGGCAAAAGCGTCCGGGGGAATTCTGTTCCTGGATGAGATCGGTGATTTGTCGATGCAATCTCAGGTCAAATTGCTGCGCTTGTTACAGGAAAGGGAATATTTTGCTCTCGGCAGCGATGTTCCTCGTCAGGTGGATGCGCGAATCATTTGTGCCACCAACTGTGACTTGCCTGAGAAACAACAAAATGGAACCTTTCGAAAGGATTTGTATTATCGTTTGTGTTCGCATCAGGTTGTTTTACCGCCGCTACGTGAACGTAGCGAAGATTTGCCCCTCTTATTGAACCATTTTTTGCAGCAGGCAGCAGAACAACTGAACAAACCCGTACCAACATATCCCCCTCAATTGCCTGTGTTGCTGTCAACCTATGCGTTCCCCGGCAATATCCGAGAATTGCGCGGTATGGTTTTCGATGCGTTAAGTCAGCACACACAGGGAGTTCTTTCCATGGAGGCCTTTCGTCGGGCCATGGAATTTGATGAGCAGGACAAGTTGGCTAAAAGTGCGTGTTCCGAAAAGTGCTATCAGGTGATTTTCCCTGAACAGTTGCCGACCCTTGATGAAGTCGCCATGCAGCTTGTTGATGAAGCGATGAAGCGATCTCAAGGTAATCAGTCGATTGCCTCAAAGCTTTTGGGGATCTCTCAACCCGCCTTGAGCCGTCGCTTGAAGAAATCCTCTGAATCGTTGGACTGA
- a CDS encoding substrate-binding domain-containing protein produces the protein MNSVVKLLVLPLLFLLFGCDTPQYPDQKTPEKDVILIYCGMTMIKPVLELASQFEQQENCIVKMTYGGSNHLKKSIEINKIGDLYLPGKDSYIKELAASDVVTETCSIGYNRAVFFVQYGNPQKLSPDLANLMDNRLHVVIGSDNSGSIGRETRRILDQAGIYQKVVDNALYLTTDSKGLVKAIRDKEADIVINWQAVLHLDDNKRYMTALPIADEYTEKQPLIMGLLRYSQHPQLAKKFMELVTSPVGQEVFKRYGFQD, from the coding sequence GTGAATTCTGTCGTGAAACTTCTGGTTCTTCCGTTGTTGTTTCTCTTGTTCGGTTGCGATACGCCTCAGTATCCTGATCAAAAAACTCCTGAAAAGGACGTCATTCTGATTTATTGCGGCATGACGATGATTAAGCCGGTTCTGGAGTTGGCTTCACAGTTTGAACAGCAGGAAAACTGCATTGTTAAAATGACCTACGGCGGTTCAAACCATCTTAAAAAGTCCATTGAAATTAATAAGATTGGCGATCTCTATTTGCCGGGCAAAGATTCATATATCAAAGAATTGGCGGCAAGTGATGTTGTCACTGAAACATGCAGCATCGGTTATAACCGGGCTGTTTTTTTTGTGCAGTATGGGAACCCACAAAAACTTTCACCGGACCTGGCAAATTTGATGGACAATCGTTTGCATGTTGTGATCGGTAGCGACAATTCTGGTTCTATTGGTCGAGAGACCCGTCGAATTCTCGATCAGGCCGGAATTTATCAGAAGGTCGTTGACAATGCACTCTATCTGACCACCGATTCAAAGGGGTTGGTCAAAGCGATTAGGGACAAAGAAGCGGATATTGTCATTAACTGGCAGGCGGTTCTCCATCTGGATGACAATAAACGTTATATGACGGCACTGCCTATTGCTGATGAATACACTGAAAAACAACCTCTCATCATGGGATTATTGCGCTATAGCCAACATCCGCAACTGGCGAAAAAATTTATGGAATTGGTGACCTCGCCCGTTGGACAGGAGGTCTTTAAACGTTACGGATTCCAGGATTAA
- a CDS encoding PAS domain S-box protein, which translates to MLRYLKRNIIAQIVLLLTVVLLIFAGLKIENLLMTKKITYLRQLVSNEDAKVELSHDVQKKLLAIHNELNELAKSNTTAEIEHTLATLASLRNQTNGALEIIEQGGTWIYSFPVNFGGEETINRPLEYVNHHKGQVNLQVIELKAKLVELDDLVSDLTTLVKEKVAGFSNRESVAIDASIKKIHNYSKGIQPFFVRILENSNRIYYESWQEMERLKRIYTQTSHNYSIRKNLLRTVAVTFILLLGGVIIRSSRQLLAERDRYQSQLLESKETLELTVQQRTAELEKEVVERKQVQVQLAQQADFLFNSIEALSHPFYVIDAESYQVVLANSAAGNSSEGGFGPGCDAPSCYLLSHGQDTPCSGQDHPCPLQIVKETGQPVIVEHVHKNHQGEPSIVEVHGYPVFDSEGKLVQMIEYCLDVTDKKNAELALQEANNELEDKVKERTCELEEQIKWRKRTQKLLADSEKHYRRLIDNISDIITIIDAEGVVSYVSPSGERISGISSHVLTGQNIRQLVHPDDLPLFDVDSLHKHHVEHRTFEYRMRGKGGHYCYLESIIQTFQDDGHSQTYMLCSRDVTERKKAEEETRNLRMIVDQLPSSVVMTDTDGAIEYVNAAFEQLTGYSFAEVVGDNPRILKSDQTPPHVFKLMWETITAGEVWRGEVINRKKNGEFYNENILVIPIKNAIGENRHYVAVKENITELKRAQQAAEKANRAKSHFLSRMSHELRTPLNAINGFSRLMLKSKKNPLNEKQEEMTSQIHAAGNHLLSLINEILDLARIESGELSLSIEAIDPGQMIKECLALVQPLMKEKQISISNESLERLPMLSADLTRAKQVLLNLLSNAAKYNRDHGTIILRTHHDRPGFLRFEVEDSGIGIASGKQKDIFTPFTRVVDNPDAIEGTGIGMTISKQLVETMGGEIGFTSELGVGSTFWFTLPIIGTETLAQTGTPSDVNQDMTRVNSADSGHMFRVLYIEDNPANVRFMESCFDEWPEFSLDVAYSGNDGVNAAVNGQPDVILLDLNLPDIDGFHVYRKLKAQPETEFIPVVAVSADAMENTINKVYKLGFSGYISKPVDLDELQQTVNKLLKGEHGEHD; encoded by the coding sequence ATGCTGCGTTACCTGAAGAGAAACATCATTGCCCAGATAGTTCTTTTACTGACGGTCGTTTTGCTGATTTTTGCCGGATTGAAAATCGAGAACCTCCTGATGACAAAAAAGATCACTTACCTGCGTCAATTGGTGTCGAACGAAGATGCCAAGGTCGAGCTCTCTCACGATGTTCAGAAAAAATTGTTGGCGATCCACAATGAGCTCAACGAACTGGCGAAATCCAATACCACAGCTGAAATTGAACACACGCTTGCTACGCTTGCGAGCTTACGCAATCAAACCAATGGTGCGTTGGAAATTATCGAGCAGGGGGGGACCTGGATCTATTCTTTTCCCGTCAATTTTGGCGGCGAAGAAACGATCAATCGCCCTCTGGAGTATGTGAATCACCATAAAGGGCAAGTCAATTTACAAGTCATCGAATTGAAAGCAAAGCTGGTCGAGCTTGATGATCTTGTCTCTGATCTGACCACGCTGGTTAAGGAAAAAGTAGCCGGTTTTTCCAATCGTGAATCTGTAGCCATTGATGCCTCTATTAAGAAAATTCACAACTACAGTAAAGGCATTCAGCCTTTTTTCGTCAGGATTCTGGAAAATTCCAACCGAATTTATTACGAGAGCTGGCAAGAAATGGAGCGCCTTAAACGGATCTATACCCAGACCTCTCATAACTATTCGATCAGAAAAAACCTGTTACGGACTGTCGCTGTCACGTTTATCCTCTTGCTGGGTGGTGTCATTATCCGTTCGAGTCGACAGCTGCTTGCCGAACGAGATCGTTATCAAAGTCAACTGCTTGAAAGTAAGGAAACTCTTGAATTGACCGTTCAGCAACGAACCGCTGAGCTGGAAAAGGAAGTGGTTGAACGCAAACAGGTTCAGGTTCAATTGGCACAGCAGGCGGATTTCCTTTTCAATTCCATTGAGGCACTCAGTCATCCGTTCTACGTTATTGATGCTGAAAGTTATCAGGTTGTACTGGCGAACAGTGCTGCTGGCAACAGTTCAGAGGGCGGCTTTGGTCCTGGCTGCGATGCCCCATCCTGTTATCTGTTGTCACATGGACAGGATACCCCCTGTTCCGGACAGGATCATCCCTGTCCGTTGCAGATTGTCAAAGAAACTGGGCAACCCGTGATCGTGGAACATGTTCACAAAAATCATCAAGGGGAGCCGAGTATTGTCGAAGTCCATGGCTATCCAGTATTTGATAGCGAGGGGAAACTGGTCCAGATGATTGAATATTGTCTGGATGTGACCGATAAAAAGAATGCTGAATTAGCGCTGCAGGAAGCCAACAATGAACTTGAAGATAAAGTTAAAGAGCGCACGTGTGAGCTTGAAGAACAGATCAAATGGCGCAAGCGGACGCAGAAGCTTCTTGCTGACAGCGAAAAACACTACCGTCGTCTCATCGATAATATCTCCGATATTATTACGATTATTGATGCGGAAGGGGTTGTTTCCTATGTGAGCCCTTCCGGTGAACGGATCAGTGGAATTTCTTCTCATGTTCTGACCGGGCAGAATATCCGCCAACTGGTTCATCCGGATGATCTGCCGTTGTTTGATGTCGACAGTCTGCATAAACATCATGTTGAACATCGCACCTTTGAGTATCGCATGAGAGGCAAGGGCGGTCATTACTGCTATCTGGAATCCATCATTCAGACGTTTCAGGATGATGGCCATTCTCAGACCTATATGCTTTGCTCACGTGACGTCACGGAACGGAAAAAAGCCGAAGAAGAAACCCGTAATTTAAGAATGATTGTTGATCAACTGCCCAGCAGTGTTGTGATGACCGATACCGATGGTGCCATTGAATATGTCAACGCGGCATTTGAACAGCTTACGGGCTATTCATTTGCCGAAGTCGTCGGGGACAATCCCCGAATCTTGAAGTCGGATCAAACACCGCCACATGTGTTTAAACTGATGTGGGAAACCATAACGGCTGGAGAGGTCTGGCGTGGTGAGGTGATCAACCGGAAAAAGAATGGCGAATTTTACAATGAAAACATTCTGGTTATACCGATCAAAAATGCCATTGGAGAAAACCGTCACTACGTTGCTGTTAAAGAAAATATTACCGAATTGAAGCGGGCCCAGCAGGCTGCCGAGAAAGCCAACAGAGCCAAGTCCCATTTCCTGTCACGAATGAGTCATGAATTACGTACACCGCTGAATGCTATTAATGGTTTTTCGCGTTTAATGCTGAAAAGTAAAAAAAATCCGTTGAATGAAAAACAGGAGGAGATGACCAGTCAGATCCACGCTGCGGGTAATCATCTGCTCAGTTTGATCAATGAAATTCTTGATCTGGCTCGAATCGAGTCTGGAGAATTGTCTCTTTCCATTGAAGCCATCGACCCAGGTCAGATGATCAAAGAGTGTCTTGCTTTAGTGCAGCCACTGATGAAAGAGAAACAGATCAGTATTTCAAACGAATCTCTGGAGCGGTTGCCGATGTTAAGCGCTGATCTGACTCGGGCTAAACAGGTGTTGCTTAACTTGCTTTCAAATGCCGCCAAATACAATCGTGATCACGGCACGATTATCCTTAGAACGCATCATGATCGGCCGGGATTTTTACGCTTTGAAGTTGAGGATAGCGGCATCGGCATAGCTTCTGGCAAGCAAAAGGATATTTTTACTCCCTTTACTCGTGTGGTCGACAATCCCGATGCGATTGAAGGAACGGGGATTGGTATGACTATCTCCAAACAATTGGTCGAAACCATGGGTGGAGAGATCGGGTTTACCAGTGAACTGGGTGTTGGCAGCACGTTCTGGTTTACTTTGCCGATCATCGGTACAGAGACCCTCGCGCAAACGGGAACCCCGTCCGATGTTAATCAGGATATGACGCGTGTGAATTCTGCGGACAGTGGTCACATGTTTCGTGTCCTCTATATTGAAGATAATCCTGCCAATGTGCGTTTTATGGAAAGTTGTTTTGATGAGTGGCCGGAATTTTCTTTAGATGTCGCGTACAGCGGCAATGATGGTGTGAACGCTGCCGTCAACGGTCAACCGGATGTCATTCTGCTTGATCTGAACCTGCCGGATATCGATGGCTTTCACGTTTATCGCAAGCTTAAAGCTCAGCCGGAAACGGAATTTATCCCAGTGGTTGCCGTCAGTGCTGATGCGATGGAGAACACGATCAATAAGGTCTATAAACTCGGATTTTCGGGATATATCTCAAAACCGGTAGACCTTGATGAGTTACAGCAGACAGTGAATAAACTTCTCAAAGGGGAGCATGGTGAACATGACTAA